A stretch of the Pseudomonas helvetica genome encodes the following:
- a CDS encoding SirB1 family protein: MNPRHAFFACLQRSPPALFEAALWIAAEHDPQVKPEVLLEQFKDLQQRVSAGLPMLPVSELAQPLLRRLNDMGYRQDESIPLRPQAALLNKVLERRRGQPLALGLIALELARRLEIPMVGVNFPGHFLLRVPGADHLLDPCGGRRLYPNDCRELLQRQYGPNMQLNAEHLLTSEPVQMLQRLSRNLRQLHLTNDDNIDALIDAERVLELGNACVSDYLARASLYQRLECPNAERFDLEHALLLTDDPIQRIRLTERLGHLPPNAIVH, encoded by the coding sequence ATGAACCCGCGCCACGCTTTTTTCGCTTGTCTGCAACGCTCGCCACCGGCGCTCTTCGAAGCGGCGCTGTGGATCGCTGCCGAACACGATCCACAGGTGAAGCCCGAGGTACTGCTGGAGCAATTCAAGGACCTGCAACAACGGGTCAGTGCCGGTTTACCCATGTTGCCGGTCAGCGAATTGGCCCAACCGTTGTTGCGGCGACTCAATGACATGGGTTATCGACAGGACGAGTCCATCCCGCTGCGCCCGCAGGCGGCGCTGCTCAACAAGGTGCTGGAACGCCGGCGCGGACAACCGCTGGCCCTCGGTTTGATCGCGCTGGAGCTGGCCCGACGGCTGGAGATCCCAATGGTCGGGGTGAATTTTCCCGGGCATTTTCTGTTGCGGGTGCCGGGTGCCGATCATTTGCTCGACCCGTGTGGCGGTCGGCGCTTGTACCCCAACGACTGCCGCGAGTTGCTGCAGCGCCAGTACGGTCCGAACATGCAGCTCAACGCCGAGCATCTGCTTACCAGCGAACCGGTCCAGATGCTCCAGCGACTGTCGCGCAATTTGCGCCAGTTGCATTTAACCAACGACGACAACATCGACGCGCTGATCGATGCCGAGCGGGTGCTGGAACTCGGCAACGCTTGCGTCAGCGACTACCTGGCCCGCGCCAGCCTCTATCAACGGCTGGAATGCCCCAACGCCGAGCGTTTCGACCTGGAGCATGCCTTGTTGCTCACCGACGACCCGATCCAGC
- a CDS encoding Glu/Leu/Phe/Val dehydrogenase dimerization domain-containing protein, producing the protein MFALMQSTRLESLHLSVDPVTGLKAVIAIHCSRLGPALGGCRYLAYPDDESAVVDAARLAQGMSYKAALAGLAQGGGVAVIVRPPHVESRAALFEAFGRVVEQLDGRYITAIDSGTSVADMDCIAQTTQHVTSTTAAGDPAPHAAMGVFAGIRATAMARLGSDNLEGLRVAVQGLGNVGFALAEQLHAAGAELLVSDIDAGKVQLAIEQLGARPIANESLLSTPCDILAPCGLGGVLNSHSVAQLRCAAVAGSANNQLTNLLVADQLENRGILYAPDYVINSGGLIYVSLKHRGEALSNITAHLSKISSRLTEVFAHAQAEKRSPARVADELAEKVLYR; encoded by the coding sequence ATGTTCGCTCTCATGCAAAGCACTCGCCTTGAATCGCTGCACCTGAGCGTTGACCCGGTGACCGGGTTGAAGGCGGTGATCGCCATTCATTGCAGCCGTTTGGGTCCCGCCCTTGGTGGCTGCCGTTACCTTGCCTATCCCGACGATGAAAGCGCCGTGGTGGATGCTGCGCGCCTGGCGCAAGGCATGAGTTACAAGGCCGCGCTGGCCGGGCTGGCGCAGGGTGGCGGGGTGGCGGTGATCGTTCGTCCGCCCCATGTCGAAAGCCGCGCAGCCTTGTTCGAGGCCTTCGGCCGCGTTGTCGAACAGCTCGACGGTCGCTACATCACGGCCATCGACAGCGGTACTTCGGTCGCCGACATGGATTGCATTGCCCAGACAACCCAGCATGTCACTAGCACCACCGCCGCCGGCGATCCGGCGCCGCATGCCGCCATGGGGGTGTTCGCCGGTATTCGCGCCACGGCCATGGCCCGCTTGGGCAGTGACAACCTCGAAGGCCTGCGGGTGGCGGTCCAGGGGTTGGGCAATGTCGGTTTTGCCCTCGCCGAGCAACTGCATGCCGCCGGGGCTGAATTGCTGGTCAGCGACATCGACGCCGGCAAGGTACAACTGGCCATCGAACAGTTGGGCGCCCGTCCGATTGCCAACGAATCGCTGCTCAGCACCCCGTGCGACATTCTCGCGCCTTGTGGGCTGGGCGGCGTGCTCAACAGCCACAGCGTTGCGCAATTGCGCTGCGCCGCAGTGGCCGGTTCGGCCAACAATCAGCTGACCAACCTGCTGGTGGCCGACCAGTTGGAAAACCGCGGCATTCTGTATGCGCCGGACTACGTGATCAATTCCGGCGGGTTGATTTATGTATCGCTCAAACACCGTGGCGAGGCGTTGTCGAACATCACCGCGCACCTCTCGAAAATCAGCTCGCGGCTGACTGAAGTCTTCGCCCATGCCCAGGCTGAAAAACGCTCGCCGGCCCGGGTGGCGGATGAGCTGGCAGAGAAAGTGCTGTACCGATGA
- the pdhA gene encoding pyruvate dehydrogenase (acetyl-transferring) E1 component subunit alpha, whose protein sequence is MPRNKVDLPYTRYLSPDGQALSELPAWADDFNLLTRLYRQMVLTRLFDQKAVALQRTGRIGTYAPTLGQEAIGVAVGSLMHPEDVLIPYYRDTGVQLMRGVRMEEILLYWGGDERGSDFAEPAAVEDFPICVPIATQALHACGVASAFKIRGEHRVAVTTCGDGATSKGDFLEALNVAGAWQLPVVFVINNNQWAISVPRRIQCAAPTLAQKAIGAGFHGEQVDGNDIIAVYDRVQIALERARHGKGPVLLECVSYRLGDHTTADDATRYRPAEEVKQAWLEEPVKRLQRYLAGQGVWDEGREQALIAECQALVQGAVDNFDAAGQQSAESVIDHVYAQWPAALAEQREWLLERAARRAGGPAHE, encoded by the coding sequence ATGCCTCGTAACAAGGTCGACCTTCCCTATACCCGTTATTTATCCCCCGACGGCCAGGCATTGAGCGAACTTCCCGCCTGGGCCGACGACTTCAATCTGCTGACCCGCCTCTACCGGCAAATGGTCCTGACCCGTCTCTTCGATCAAAAAGCCGTCGCCCTGCAACGCACCGGGCGCATCGGCACTTACGCGCCGACCCTCGGCCAGGAAGCGATCGGCGTGGCCGTCGGCAGCCTGATGCATCCTGAGGACGTGCTGATCCCGTATTACCGCGACACTGGCGTGCAATTGATGCGCGGGGTGCGCATGGAAGAGATTTTGCTGTACTGGGGCGGCGATGAGCGCGGCAGCGACTTTGCCGAGCCGGCGGCGGTCGAGGACTTCCCGATCTGCGTGCCGATCGCCACCCAGGCGCTGCACGCGTGCGGAGTCGCCAGTGCATTCAAGATTCGTGGCGAGCACCGGGTGGCGGTGACCACCTGCGGCGATGGTGCCACCAGCAAGGGCGACTTTCTTGAGGCCTTGAACGTCGCGGGGGCCTGGCAGTTGCCGGTGGTGTTCGTGATCAACAACAACCAGTGGGCGATCTCGGTGCCTCGGCGGATTCAATGCGCGGCGCCGACCCTGGCACAGAAGGCGATCGGCGCCGGTTTCCACGGTGAGCAAGTCGATGGCAACGACATAATCGCAGTCTACGACCGGGTGCAAATCGCCCTCGAGCGCGCGCGTCACGGTAAAGGTCCGGTGTTGCTGGAGTGCGTGAGTTACCGCCTCGGCGATCACACCACCGCAGACGACGCGACCCGCTATCGCCCGGCCGAAGAGGTCAAACAGGCCTGGCTTGAAGAACCGGTAAAACGCTTGCAACGTTATCTGGCCGGGCAGGGCGTGTGGGACGAAGGGCGTGAACAGGCGCTGATTGCCGAATGTCAGGCGCTGGTGCAGGGCGCTGTGGATAACTTCGATGCGGCTGGCCAACAGTCAGCTGAATCGGTGATCGATCACGTTTATGCCCAGTGGCCGGCGGCTTTGGCCGAGCAGCGCGAGTGGTTGCTCGAACGCGCGGCGCGCCGAGCAGGAGGGCCCGCCCATGAGTAA
- a CDS encoding alpha-ketoacid dehydrogenase subunit beta, which translates to MSNGKVTLLEAINLALHRAMREDENVIVLGEDVGVNGGVFRATLGLRDSFGFKRVIDTPLAETMLGGLVIGMAAQGLKPVLEIQFMGFIYAAMEHLVSHASRMRNRTRGRITCPMVLRTPMGAGIRAPEHHSESTEALFAHIPGLRVVIPSSPARAYGLLLAAIDDPDPVIFLEPTRLYRMNPQPLIDDGKRLPLDTCFTLREGSDITLISWGASVMETLQAADALAEQGISAEVIDVASIKPLDLDTLEASVRKTGRCVIVHEAPRTCGVGAEIAASLYERALLDLQAPILRVTAPDIPPPLYRQELLYMPNVEDILHACDSVLHHF; encoded by the coding sequence ATGAGTAACGGCAAAGTCACGCTGCTGGAGGCGATCAACCTGGCGTTGCATCGAGCGATGCGCGAGGACGAAAACGTGATTGTGCTCGGTGAGGACGTTGGCGTGAACGGCGGTGTGTTTCGCGCCACGCTAGGATTGCGCGACAGCTTTGGCTTCAAGCGGGTGATCGATACGCCGCTGGCCGAAACCATGCTCGGCGGGCTGGTGATCGGCATGGCGGCCCAAGGTTTGAAACCGGTGCTGGAAATCCAGTTCATGGGCTTCATCTACGCGGCCATGGAGCACCTGGTGTCGCACGCCAGCCGCATGCGCAATCGCACGCGCGGGCGGATCACTTGCCCGATGGTGCTGCGCACACCGATGGGCGCGGGCATTCGTGCGCCGGAACATCACAGTGAAAGCACCGAGGCGCTGTTTGCGCATATCCCAGGGTTACGCGTGGTGATTCCTTCGTCACCGGCGCGGGCTTATGGGCTACTGCTGGCGGCCATCGATGACCCGGACCCGGTGATCTTTCTCGAACCGACGCGGCTCTACCGAATGAACCCGCAACCGTTGATCGACGATGGCAAACGCCTGCCGCTCGATACCTGCTTCACCTTGCGTGAAGGCAGCGATATCACCCTGATCAGCTGGGGCGCCAGCGTCATGGAAACCTTGCAGGCGGCCGATGCGCTGGCGGAACAAGGGATTTCGGCCGAGGTGATCGATGTCGCGAGCATCAAGCCGCTGGACCTCGACACGCTGGAGGCCTCGGTGCGCAAGACCGGCCGTTGCGTGATCGTCCATGAAGCGCCACGAACCTGTGGCGTCGGCGCGGAAATCGCCGCCAGCCTCTATGAACGTGCGTTGCTGGATTTGCAGGCGCCGATTCTGCGGGTCACCGCGCCGGACATTCCGCCACCGCTGTATCGGCAAGAGTTGCTGTACATGCCCAACGTCGAAGACATCCTTCACGCCTGCGACAGCGTGCTGCACCACTTCTAA
- a CDS encoding dihydrolipoamide acetyltransferase family protein produces MKYFKLPDLGEGLQEAEIVEWHVKVGDTVKADQLLVSVETAKALVDIPAPYDGVVAKTFGGEGDILHVGEPLLGYEGEADAGTVVGRLEGGGSHQDDQFFVGAAPSTREHMSPRATPAVRQLARQLGVELTGLSGSGPDGLITRSDVESASQTARDKFGGEKLRGVRRSMAQNMARSHAEVVPVTIYADADLHRWGRARDPLIRLAKAMAAACAVEPMLNSGFDGKSLSIKHHDALNLGIAVDTPDGLFVPVLRDVGNRSLDDLKEGITRLRADVQARSIPAKEMMGATLTLSNFGTMFGRYANPVVVPPQVAILAAGAIRDEPVAMDGKVLVHPILPLSLTFDHRVVTGGEAARFFKVLVEALEQPDS; encoded by the coding sequence ATGAAATATTTCAAACTGCCTGACTTGGGCGAAGGGCTTCAAGAAGCGGAAATCGTCGAATGGCACGTCAAGGTCGGCGATACGGTGAAGGCCGATCAACTGTTGGTTTCGGTGGAAACTGCCAAGGCCCTGGTGGATATTCCCGCACCTTACGACGGTGTGGTGGCGAAAACCTTCGGCGGTGAAGGTGACATCCTGCACGTCGGCGAGCCCTTGCTGGGGTATGAAGGCGAGGCGGATGCCGGCACGGTGGTGGGGCGGCTTGAAGGCGGTGGCAGCCATCAGGACGATCAGTTTTTCGTTGGCGCCGCGCCCTCGACCCGTGAACACATGAGTCCTCGCGCAACCCCGGCGGTGCGGCAACTGGCCCGGCAACTGGGCGTCGAGTTGACTGGGCTGAGCGGGTCCGGCCCCGATGGGCTGATCACCCGCAGCGACGTGGAAAGTGCCTCGCAAACCGCGCGCGACAAATTTGGCGGGGAGAAGCTGCGCGGGGTGCGCCGCAGCATGGCGCAAAACATGGCCAGGTCCCACGCGGAGGTGGTGCCGGTGACCATCTACGCCGATGCCGACCTGCATCGCTGGGGCCGTGCCCGCGATCCGTTGATCCGTTTGGCCAAGGCCATGGCGGCTGCCTGTGCCGTGGAGCCGATGCTCAACAGTGGCTTTGATGGCAAGTCCTTGTCGATCAAGCACCACGACGCCCTGAATCTGGGCATTGCCGTCGACACCCCCGATGGTTTGTTCGTGCCGGTGTTGCGCGATGTGGGTAATCGCTCGTTAGATGATTTGAAAGAAGGCATCACCCGCTTGCGCGCCGACGTGCAGGCGCGTTCGATCCCGGCCAAGGAAATGATGGGCGCGACCCTGACCTTGTCGAACTTCGGCACCATGTTCGGGCGCTATGCCAACCCGGTAGTCGTACCGCCGCAAGTAGCAATTCTTGCCGCCGGAGCCATTCGTGACGAGCCAGTGGCAATGGACGGCAAGGTGCTGGTGCACCCGATACTGCCGCTGTCGCTGACCTTCGATCACCGGGTGGTGACGGGAGGGGAAGCGGCACGGTTCTTCAAGGTGTTGGTCGAGGCACTGGAACAACCGGACAGTTGA
- a CDS encoding HAMP domain-containing sensor histidine kinase: protein MRLTLTQRLSAVFALLLLVCSGTSVWMQVRSNHMHELEVVQGLSRDLAQHIAHDTQLMDANGLKPDALRELFSQLMLVNPSVEVYLLDSSGRVVGNAAPEGHLRREQVDLAPVRRLLNGEALPILGDDPRSIDGCKVFSAAPLKVNGQQVGYLYVVLLSEEHDRYAERGATSAALNTALWSIGMVALLCLIAGLTAFTLITRPLRRLTDTVAHFDIDGVPVAPPSPAPSGPAENLATQDEIAVLDAAFRQMQKRLGEQWRSLTRQDQERRELVANISHDLRTPLASLHGYLETLSLKDASLTPAERRRYLGIALDQSRKVGGLAQSLLELVRLEHGFVQPVLERFSLTDLVQDIFQKFELTAEARHVQLKASFAPNVSAVCADLGLIERVLTNLFDNALRHTPDGGEIDISLAPQGKFVEITVSDSGPGIATELREGLFLRPFNIGGARRDGGLGLRIVHRILQLHGREIHLLDVPGQGATFRFSLPVDEETASTLAVRSMNLNSPQR, encoded by the coding sequence ATGAGACTGACACTCACCCAGCGCCTGTCGGCGGTGTTCGCCCTGCTGCTGTTGGTGTGCAGCGGCACGTCGGTGTGGATGCAAGTGCGCTCCAACCACATGCATGAGCTGGAAGTGGTGCAAGGCTTGTCCCGGGATCTGGCGCAGCACATCGCCCACGACACCCAGTTGATGGACGCCAATGGCCTGAAACCCGATGCACTGCGCGAGTTGTTCAGCCAGTTGATGCTGGTGAACCCGAGCGTCGAGGTGTACCTGCTCGACAGCAGCGGCCGGGTGGTCGGCAATGCGGCGCCCGAAGGCCACCTGCGTCGCGAGCAGGTCGATCTGGCGCCCGTGCGGCGCCTGCTCAACGGTGAAGCCCTGCCGATTCTCGGCGACGACCCGCGCAGCATCGACGGATGCAAGGTGTTCAGCGCCGCACCGCTCAAGGTCAACGGTCAGCAGGTCGGCTATCTCTACGTGGTGCTGCTCAGCGAAGAACATGACCGCTACGCCGAACGCGGCGCCACCAGCGCCGCGCTGAACACCGCACTGTGGTCGATCGGGATGGTCGCATTGCTGTGCCTGATCGCCGGTCTCACGGCGTTTACCCTGATCACCCGGCCGCTACGCCGCTTGACCGACACGGTCGCGCATTTCGACATTGACGGCGTACCGGTCGCCCCGCCCTCGCCGGCGCCCTCAGGTCCAGCGGAGAACCTCGCCACTCAGGACGAAATCGCCGTGCTCGATGCCGCCTTCCGGCAGATGCAAAAACGCCTGGGCGAACAATGGCGTTCCCTGACCCGCCAGGATCAGGAGCGCCGCGAGCTGGTCGCCAATATCTCCCACGACCTGCGCACACCGCTGGCATCGCTGCATGGCTACCTCGAAACCCTGTCGTTGAAAGACGCCAGCCTGACCCCGGCCGAGCGCCGCCGCTATCTGGGCATCGCCCTCGACCAGAGCCGCAAGGTCGGCGGCCTGGCGCAGTCATTGCTGGAACTGGTGCGCCTGGAACACGGCTTCGTCCAACCGGTGCTGGAGCGTTTTTCCCTGACCGATCTGGTGCAGGACATCTTTCAAAAATTCGAGCTGACCGCCGAAGCCCGACACGTGCAGCTCAAGGCAAGCTTCGCACCGAATGTCTCGGCGGTCTGCGCCGACCTTGGGTTGATCGAGCGCGTGCTGACCAACCTGTTCGACAACGCCTTGCGCCACACGCCCGATGGTGGGGAAATCGACATCAGCCTTGCCCCGCAAGGCAAGTTCGTCGAGATCACCGTCAGCGACAGCGGCCCGGGCATCGCCACAGAACTGCGCGAGGGCTTGTTCCTGCGGCCCTTCAACATTGGTGGCGCACGCCGCGACGGTGGTTTGGGATTACGCATCGTGCACCGGATTCTGCAGCTGCATGGCCGCGAGATTCACTTGCTCGATGTGCCAGGACAAGGCGCGACCTTCCGTTTTTCGCTGCCGGTGGATGAGGAAACGGCGAGCACGTTGGCGGTTCGTTCGATGAATCTGAATTCGCCCCAGCGATAA
- a CDS encoding response regulator transcription factor, whose protein sequence is MDQPKRVLVVEDDKHIADLICLHLRDEHFEVVHSADGNEGLRLLEQGSWDALILDLMLPGVDGLEICRRARAMARYTPIIITSARSSEMHRILGLELGADDYLAKPFSMLELVARVKALLRRVDAMARNLKMDAGSLTCDGLFIDPITRDVSLDGKRLDLTPREFDLLYFFARQPGKVFSRMDLLNAVWGYSHEGYEHTVNTHINRLRSKIETDPAQPVRILTVWGRGYKFAPAQEQP, encoded by the coding sequence ATGGATCAACCCAAACGCGTCCTGGTGGTCGAGGACGACAAACACATCGCCGACCTGATCTGCCTGCACCTGCGCGACGAACACTTCGAGGTCGTGCACAGCGCCGATGGCAACGAAGGCTTGCGCCTGCTCGAGCAAGGCAGTTGGGATGCGCTGATCCTCGACCTGATGCTGCCGGGCGTCGACGGCCTGGAAATCTGCCGCCGCGCCCGCGCCATGGCCCGTTACACCCCGATCATCATCACCAGCGCCCGGTCGAGCGAAATGCACCGCATTCTTGGCCTGGAGCTGGGCGCCGACGATTACCTGGCCAAACCGTTTTCGATGCTTGAGCTGGTGGCGCGGGTCAAGGCCCTGCTGCGACGGGTCGACGCCATGGCCCGCAACCTGAAAATGGACGCTGGCAGCTTGACCTGCGACGGGCTGTTCATCGACCCGATCACCCGCGACGTGTCACTCGACGGCAAGCGCCTGGACCTCACCCCACGCGAGTTCGACCTGCTGTACTTTTTCGCCCGGCAGCCGGGCAAGGTCTTCTCGCGCATGGACCTGCTGAACGCCGTCTGGGGTTACAGCCACGAAGGCTACGAGCACACCGTCAACACTCACATCAATCGTCTGCGCTCCAAGATCGAAACCGACCCGGCGCAACCGGTGCGGATTCTCACGGTGTGGGGCCGTGGCTATAAATTCGCCCCGGCGCAGGAGCAGCCATGA
- the msrB gene encoding peptide-methionine (R)-S-oxide reductase MsrB, giving the protein MFSRRQILLTGGGLGLAALVAGVLPKMTGGSLLISEASAAETFEVTHSDAEWHKLLSAEQYEILREEGTERAYSSALNNEHRDGIFACAGCDLALFSSKTKFDSHTGWPSFWAPLEHAVATREDRSFGVLREEVHCRRCGGHLGHVFNDGPKPTGLRYCMNGLAMTFKPQTA; this is encoded by the coding sequence ATGTTTTCACGGCGACAGATTCTTCTAACGGGCGGCGGGCTGGGCCTTGCGGCGCTGGTTGCCGGTGTATTGCCAAAAATGACCGGAGGCTCGCTGCTGATCAGCGAGGCGAGCGCTGCCGAGACCTTTGAGGTCACCCATAGCGATGCCGAGTGGCACAAGCTGCTCAGCGCCGAGCAGTACGAAATCCTGCGCGAAGAGGGCACCGAACGGGCCTATTCCAGCGCACTGAACAATGAACACCGCGACGGTATCTTCGCTTGCGCCGGGTGCGATCTGGCGCTGTTTTCATCGAAAACCAAATTCGACAGCCATACCGGTTGGCCGAGTTTCTGGGCGCCCCTGGAGCATGCCGTCGCGACCCGCGAAGACCGCTCGTTCGGCGTGCTGCGCGAAGAAGTTCACTGTCGACGCTGCGGGGGGCATTTGGGCCATGTGTTCAACGACGGGCCAAAACCGACCGGTCTACGCTACTGCATGAACGGTCTGGCGATGACCTTCAAGCCGCAAACGGCCTGA